The following are encoded in a window of Brockia lithotrophica genomic DNA:
- the nrfD gene encoding NrfD/PsrC family molybdoenzyme membrane anchor subunit, which yields MGSHEMPMPGQIWGIIIALYLFLAGMSAGAYATAFLAQRLYPEARKIRWAGYLVAPWLVIVGLVLLMVDAEAGFFHPWRFLYLYVGRPTSIMAIGVYILTVFAPLALYRFFVTLAEVWKEGGEKRWPLKLDRLFSQPPGWLRWLVEGRPGLDFFGLVMAAATATYTALLIGDVHAVPLWNTSVLPVLFVTSAFSTGIAVTLFTAVAWDPRAEEHAYPFLTLGCSLKGLELFLLFSLLYFGWYGDVAGRAAVADLMWGRLALPFWGGLVFLGLVVPLYIELKERKHLAVVYAARFALAWAASAGGASPSSDAQSATSAEGGEGGARLFSAGQFACLLAVAGGLLLRYLILEAGYFVQFLH from the coding sequence TTGGGCTCGCACGAAATGCCCATGCCCGGACAGATCTGGGGGATCATCATCGCCCTGTACCTCTTCTTGGCCGGTATGAGCGCCGGGGCGTACGCTACGGCGTTCCTCGCCCAACGCCTCTACCCGGAGGCCCGAAAGATTCGTTGGGCCGGCTACCTCGTCGCACCTTGGCTCGTGATCGTCGGTCTCGTCCTCCTCATGGTGGACGCGGAGGCGGGATTTTTCCACCCGTGGCGTTTCCTCTACCTGTACGTCGGACGACCGACGTCCATCATGGCCATCGGCGTGTACATCCTCACGGTGTTCGCTCCGCTCGCCCTCTACCGGTTCTTCGTCACGCTGGCTGAGGTTTGGAAGGAAGGGGGCGAGAAGCGCTGGCCTTTGAAGCTCGATCGCCTCTTTTCCCAACCGCCGGGATGGCTTCGGTGGCTCGTGGAAGGGCGACCCGGGCTCGATTTCTTCGGCCTCGTGATGGCCGCGGCTACGGCCACCTACACGGCCCTCCTCATCGGCGACGTGCACGCGGTTCCCCTCTGGAATACGTCCGTCCTCCCGGTTCTCTTCGTCACTTCGGCGTTCTCCACGGGAATCGCCGTCACCCTCTTTACGGCCGTGGCTTGGGATCCGCGGGCGGAGGAACACGCCTATCCCTTTTTGACTCTGGGGTGCTCGCTTAAAGGTTTGGAGCTCTTCCTCCTCTTTTCTCTTCTCTACTTCGGATGGTATGGGGACGTAGCTGGCCGCGCTGCCGTAGCCGACCTCATGTGGGGACGGCTCGCGCTTCCGTTTTGGGGTGGGCTCGTCTTCCTCGGGCTCGTCGTCCCCCTCTACATCGAGCTCAAGGAACGAAAGCACCTCGCGGTCGTATACGCCGCGCGGTTTGCGCTGGCATGGGCGGCATCTGCGGGAGGGGCTTCGCCTTCCTCGGATGCGCAGTCTGCTACTTCTGCGGAAGGCGGAGAAGGCGGTGCCCGCCTCTTCTCCGCGGGGCAGTTCGCCTGTCTTTTGGCCGTTGCCGGCGGGCTACTCCTTCGCTACCTCATCCTTGAGGCTGGATACTTCGTGCAGTTCCTCCACTGA
- a CDS encoding 4Fe-4S dicluster domain-containing protein, protein MARYGMLLDLTACAGCMACTVGCQMQNELAPEIHFIKYYQQEYGTFPDVSLVNIPVQCQHCENPPCVYNCPTGASYIGDGGIVLIDEHRCIGCKYCMTSCPYNARVLDEETKTPVKCVFCFEQIHEGEQPMCVRTCIGDARIFGDLDDPEGELVRAINERHARPLRPDLGTKPKFFYVW, encoded by the coding sequence GTGGCCCGCTACGGCATGCTCCTCGACCTCACGGCCTGCGCGGGGTGTATGGCGTGTACGGTAGGCTGTCAGATGCAGAACGAGCTCGCTCCGGAGATCCACTTCATCAAGTACTACCAGCAGGAATACGGGACGTTTCCCGACGTCTCCCTCGTGAACATCCCCGTGCAATGCCAACACTGCGAAAACCCGCCGTGCGTGTACAACTGCCCCACGGGTGCGAGCTATATCGGGGACGGCGGGATCGTCCTCATCGACGAGCACCGGTGCATCGGCTGCAAGTACTGTATGACCTCGTGCCCGTACAACGCCCGCGTTCTCGACGAGGAGACGAAGACCCCGGTGAAGTGCGTCTTCTGCTTCGAGCAAATTCACGAAGGCGAACAACCGATGTGCGTGCGCACGTGCATTGGCGACGCCCGGATTTTCGGCGATCTCGACGATCCGGAGGGCGAACTCGTACGGGCGATCAACGAGCGCCACGCGCGCCCGCTTCGCCCGGATCTGGGTACGAAGCCGAAGTTCTTCTACGTGTGGTGA
- a CDS encoding molybdopterin-dependent oxidoreductase, with product MALTGKFTRRTFLKLTAGVAAAASLGTLSFRTWQKAQAVEKGDVRVIPTLCDGCGNHCGIYVETKHGRIWRVTGIPQHPKSKGKVCARGQGLIMTPYLRKRITQPLKRQPDGSFASISWEDAFREIGERLKEILAKYGPRSVGHVSHNLPMYTWYGRRLMAALGSPNVFTHATSCNSARNVGFRHTVGGVPGADIENARYMVFIGRNLAEGITPGDVLSLARARRKGAQVVLVDPRVNNTFQMATKWVPIRPGTDLAFVLALAHVLIREGLYDAEFVREYGYGFEHFAKEVEGYTPEWAEDITGVPKATILEIARRLGKNRPRAFIHPSWRGAFGAHYQNSADTARAVALVNALLGNYQKEGGLTFGTSPGFGSLDPAKHPAPPKPTLARVDAEWPLIGDVGSAIPDKILSGDLKALFVAHTNPVMHYNNPAFARQAYASLELLVAIDLFMSETAEVAHYVLPEVSYLERDELVEGVGGRKPVVALRQQVIGKVHPETKPAWEIYNGLAEAAGVGKYFNFTLDELNAAMLAPLGLSLAEVKAKGTVVLNQPSLLGTPKFATPTGKVEFFSTAFANAGFSPVPKWMPPLVMPDPAKGEFRLLHGRQAYHSHTTTTRNPYLLSLSESFAGDRLWINRRVAERMGLKEGDWVEVRSEAGKGRAQVHLTEAIHPECVFIYAPYGGLGKDNPGKKFAFSFLDLVPNRLDPISGSAMVQDFAVTLHKV from the coding sequence GTGGCTCTTACGGGAAAGTTCACCCGTCGCACCTTCCTCAAGCTTACGGCAGGAGTCGCCGCAGCCGCGTCTTTGGGAACGCTTTCATTCCGGACGTGGCAAAAGGCCCAGGCGGTAGAAAAGGGCGACGTACGCGTGATTCCTACGTTGTGCGACGGATGTGGGAACCACTGCGGAATCTATGTGGAGACGAAACACGGACGCATTTGGCGCGTCACCGGGATTCCCCAGCACCCCAAAAGCAAGGGAAAGGTGTGCGCGCGCGGCCAAGGCCTCATCATGACGCCGTACCTCAGAAAGCGGATCACGCAGCCGCTCAAGCGTCAGCCGGACGGCAGCTTTGCCTCGATCTCCTGGGAAGATGCCTTTCGGGAAATCGGCGAGCGGCTCAAGGAAATCTTGGCGAAGTACGGCCCGCGCTCCGTAGGGCACGTCAGCCACAACCTCCCCATGTACACGTGGTACGGACGGAGGCTCATGGCCGCGCTCGGCTCGCCGAACGTGTTTACCCACGCGACGTCCTGTAACTCTGCGCGCAACGTGGGGTTTAGGCACACGGTAGGCGGTGTTCCCGGTGCGGACATCGAAAACGCGCGCTACATGGTGTTCATCGGCCGCAACCTCGCGGAAGGGATCACCCCGGGGGACGTTCTGAGCCTCGCCCGCGCCCGGCGCAAAGGGGCGCAGGTCGTCCTCGTAGACCCGCGGGTGAACAACACGTTTCAAATGGCGACGAAGTGGGTCCCCATTCGTCCGGGTACCGACCTCGCCTTCGTCCTCGCCCTCGCCCACGTGCTCATCCGCGAGGGGCTGTACGACGCGGAATTCGTCCGCGAGTACGGATATGGGTTCGAGCACTTCGCCAAGGAGGTCGAGGGGTACACGCCGGAGTGGGCGGAGGACATCACGGGCGTACCGAAGGCGACGATCCTCGAAATCGCCCGCAGACTTGGGAAAAACCGCCCGCGCGCCTTTATCCACCCGAGCTGGCGAGGCGCCTTCGGGGCGCACTACCAAAACAGCGCGGACACGGCGCGCGCCGTGGCCCTCGTAAACGCCCTCTTGGGGAACTACCAGAAGGAGGGAGGTCTCACCTTTGGGACCTCGCCCGGGTTCGGATCCCTCGATCCCGCGAAGCATCCCGCGCCTCCCAAGCCCACGCTCGCGCGCGTCGATGCGGAGTGGCCGCTCATTGGAGACGTAGGGTCGGCAATCCCCGACAAGATCCTCTCGGGCGACCTCAAGGCCCTTTTCGTGGCACACACGAATCCCGTGATGCACTACAACAACCCCGCCTTTGCCCGACAGGCGTACGCTTCGCTCGAGCTCCTCGTGGCCATCGATCTCTTCATGAGCGAAACCGCCGAGGTCGCGCACTACGTCCTGCCCGAAGTGAGCTACCTGGAGCGCGATGAACTTGTGGAAGGGGTCGGCGGGAGGAAGCCCGTCGTCGCCCTTCGCCAGCAGGTGATCGGCAAGGTACACCCGGAGACGAAACCCGCTTGGGAGATCTACAACGGGCTCGCCGAGGCGGCAGGTGTAGGGAAGTACTTCAACTTCACCCTCGACGAGCTCAACGCGGCAATGCTCGCGCCGTTGGGGCTTTCGCTTGCGGAGGTGAAGGCCAAGGGGACGGTCGTCCTCAACCAACCTTCCCTCCTCGGAACGCCTAAATTCGCCACTCCCACGGGCAAGGTGGAGTTTTTCAGCACGGCCTTTGCCAACGCGGGATTTTCTCCCGTGCCTAAGTGGATGCCGCCCCTCGTCATGCCCGACCCGGCGAAGGGCGAGTTCCGACTGCTCCACGGGCGCCAGGCCTACCATTCCCACACGACGACGACGCGCAACCCCTACCTTTTGTCTCTTTCTGAGTCTTTTGCCGGCGACCGGTTGTGGATCAACCGACGGGTGGCGGAACGCATGGGGCTCAAGGAAGGCGACTGGGTGGAGGTGCGCTCCGAGGCGGGGAAGGGGCGTGCGCAGGTACACCTCACGGAGGCCATCCACCCCGAGTGCGTGTTCATCTACGCCCCCTACGGCGGGCTCGGCAAGGACAATCCCGGCAAGAAGTTCGCCTTTTCCTTCCTCGACCTCGTCCCCAACCGGCTGGACCCGATCTCCGGCTCGGCCATGGTACAGGACTTTGCGGTAACCCTGCACAAGGTGTAG
- a CDS encoding ABC transporter permease, whose translation MFDELKLLTHNPRILVILLGAPLLYLFIFGSVYSANRVSHIPVIVCDEAQNDLSWQITQAFASATDTFSLVETTTSESEVERAVREGRARLGVILPPGPDKVLLLLDGSNMIVANAALRGATDIVQGFALAQQAAFLTAPFPVLTAEARILYNPGFNYSIFLLYGLYGVVLQQVLFLALAMSVPTTPYYGHTGKFLWAKSVPYGLLGLWNTVLLVGGAVKIYGMPFLGNAGEFLLLVFLFLWAVLGLGLAITLFSPNSVYATQYTMLVALPSFLLSGYTWPLEAMPAWAKVVGHALPLTYFLHGLRELAVKGNSVALWWGDLVALGIIGAVGYIAALVGHWAFSRRVRGAENLPRTAPSPATGE comes from the coding sequence GTGTTTGACGAACTTAAACTCCTGACCCACAACCCGCGCATCCTCGTGATCCTCCTCGGTGCGCCGCTTCTTTACCTCTTCATCTTTGGGAGCGTGTACTCCGCCAACCGCGTGTCGCACATTCCCGTGATCGTCTGCGACGAGGCGCAAAACGACCTGAGCTGGCAGATCACCCAGGCCTTCGCTTCGGCGACAGACACCTTTTCCCTCGTGGAGACGACGACTTCGGAGTCGGAAGTCGAACGCGCCGTGCGCGAGGGTAGGGCCCGGCTCGGGGTGATCCTTCCCCCCGGTCCGGACAAAGTCCTCCTCCTTCTCGACGGTAGCAACATGATCGTCGCCAACGCCGCGCTCCGCGGGGCTACGGACATCGTCCAGGGCTTTGCCCTGGCGCAGCAGGCTGCCTTTCTTACCGCGCCCTTTCCCGTACTCACGGCGGAGGCGCGCATCCTGTATAACCCAGGGTTTAACTACAGCATCTTCCTCCTCTACGGGCTCTACGGCGTCGTCCTCCAGCAGGTCCTCTTTCTCGCCCTCGCCATGAGCGTGCCGACGACGCCGTACTACGGGCACACGGGGAAATTCCTCTGGGCCAAAAGCGTGCCCTACGGCCTTCTGGGGTTGTGGAACACCGTCCTCCTCGTAGGAGGAGCGGTCAAGATCTACGGGATGCCCTTTCTCGGAAACGCGGGCGAGTTCCTCCTCCTCGTTTTCCTCTTCCTCTGGGCGGTTCTCGGGCTCGGACTCGCCATCACCCTCTTTTCGCCGAACTCGGTCTACGCGACCCAGTACACGATGCTCGTGGCGCTCCCCTCGTTCCTCCTCTCCGGATACACTTGGCCGCTCGAGGCGATGCCTGCTTGGGCCAAGGTCGTAGGCCACGCGCTCCCGCTCACCTATTTTCTCCATGGCCTACGCGAGCTCGCCGTAAAGGGAAATTCTGTCGCGCTTTGGTGGGGCGACCTCGTCGCCCTCGGGATCATCGGCGCGGTAGGGTACATAGCGGCGCTCGTGGGACATTGGGCGTTCTCCCGCCGTGTGCGGGGGGCGGAGAACCTCCCGCGTACGGCCCCTTCGCCTGCGACGGGAGAGTAG